Proteins from a single region of Halorubrum sp. 2020YC2:
- a CDS encoding alpha/beta hydrolase, whose amino-acid sequence MPHATNAGVEIRYEVDAPDAGDPDEAVVFCGDAGLGAWQFGWQHAALAGPHTVVTPETRGVGRSDAPPGPYAVADLAADIEAVCAAEGIRNAHLVGYGLGGAVALTAALASSRPTSLALVGTPPAGDAYNPDGVWADPADPAAVEGSLNGLLSTGFREAHPDALSRIAEWRLAEDADREAYEAHRAAVEGFDLSDDLFEVTTPALVVHGSDDTVCPVTAGETLAEGLPRGEFHDVEGARHLVGVEASAAVNDLLVGWLAEHSSASFE is encoded by the coding sequence ATGCCCCACGCGACAAACGCCGGCGTCGAGATCAGATACGAAGTGGACGCCCCCGACGCGGGCGACCCCGACGAGGCGGTCGTCTTTTGCGGCGACGCGGGACTGGGAGCGTGGCAGTTCGGCTGGCAACACGCCGCGCTGGCGGGACCGCACACGGTCGTCACGCCGGAGACGCGAGGCGTCGGGCGCTCGGACGCGCCGCCCGGGCCGTACGCCGTCGCGGACCTCGCGGCCGACATCGAGGCGGTCTGCGCGGCCGAGGGGATCCGGAACGCCCACCTCGTCGGCTACGGGCTCGGCGGCGCCGTCGCGCTGACGGCCGCGCTGGCCTCCTCGCGGCCGACGAGTCTCGCCCTCGTAGGGACGCCGCCCGCGGGCGACGCGTACAACCCCGACGGCGTCTGGGCCGACCCGGCCGACCCCGCGGCGGTCGAGGGGTCGTTGAACGGGCTGCTCTCGACGGGTTTCCGCGAGGCACACCCGGACGCGCTCTCGCGGATCGCGGAGTGGCGCCTCGCGGAGGACGCCGACCGGGAGGCGTACGAGGCGCACCGCGCCGCAGTCGAGGGGTTCGATCTGAGCGACGACCTCTTCGAGGTCACCACGCCGGCCCTCGTCGTCCACGGGAGCGACGACACGGTCTGTCCGGTCACGGCGGGCGAGACGCTCGCGGAGGGGCTGCCGCGCGGCGAGTTCCACGACGTCGAGGGGGCCCGGCACCTCGTCGGCGTTGAGGCGTCCGCCGCGGTCAACGACCTGCTCGTCGGCTGGCTGGCGGAACACTCGAGCGCGAGCTTCGAGTAG
- a CDS encoding type 1 glutamine amidotransferase, whose translation MTRLRFALLNAAHDGANTRRNFRREIDADLVEFDAVEGDLPDHTEFDGVVVTGSRSSVYWDEAWIPPLVDYVSEAAEAGVPVLGVCYGHQVLAEALGGRVAGMDGFEIGYNEIRAVRDDPLFDGIDDDFTAFTTHGDAVVELPPSATLLAENDRGVHAFRDGHCWGVQFHPEYDIETAREVTDGKRDRIGDARVDAVLESITPEAYDAACEAKALFDNFTAYAERLATDGAEPAAADD comes from the coding sequence ATGACTCGCCTCCGGTTCGCCCTGTTGAACGCCGCCCACGACGGCGCGAACACCCGTCGGAACTTCCGCCGGGAGATCGACGCCGACCTCGTCGAGTTCGACGCGGTCGAGGGAGACCTCCCCGACCACACCGAGTTCGACGGCGTCGTGGTGACGGGGTCCCGCTCCTCGGTCTACTGGGACGAGGCGTGGATCCCGCCGCTCGTCGACTACGTCTCCGAGGCCGCCGAGGCCGGCGTGCCGGTCCTCGGCGTCTGTTACGGCCATCAGGTGCTCGCGGAGGCGCTCGGCGGCCGCGTCGCCGGGATGGACGGCTTCGAGATCGGCTACAACGAGATCCGCGCGGTGCGCGACGACCCGCTGTTCGACGGGATCGACGACGACTTCACCGCCTTCACGACCCACGGCGACGCGGTGGTCGAACTACCGCCGTCCGCGACGCTTCTGGCCGAGAACGACCGCGGCGTCCACGCGTTCCGCGACGGCCACTGCTGGGGCGTCCAGTTCCACCCCGAGTACGACATCGAGACCGCCCGCGAGGTGACCGACGGGAAGCGCGACCGGATCGGTGACGCACGCGTCGACGCGGTGCTCGAATCGATCACGCCGGAGGCGTACGACGCCGCCTGCGAGGCGAAGGCGCTGTTCGACAACTTCACTGCCTACGCCGAGCGGCTGGCGACCGACGGGGCGGAGCCGGCCGCGGCGGACGACTGA
- a CDS encoding PINc/VapC family ATPase, whose translation MNVVPDTSAVVDGRVSERVADGTYESVTVFVPEAVVGELESQANDGLESGWDGLSELKRLADHADEGTIELRYVGERASGDARSNAHEGDVDALIRDLAADHDATLLSSDVVQAEVARAKGLNVEYVEPVARGVVDDLPIQDFFTEETMSVHLKSDTVPKAKRGTLGEMRYVEIDDEPTDEEQMREWANSIVDLARQSSEGFIELSDDGMDIVQFRDYRIAVARPPFADGIEITAVRPIAKTTLDDYEFADELRDRFTERKRGVLISGSPGAGKSTFAQAVAEFLNDSDYAVKTMEKPRDLQVGPEITQYGALGGEMENTADSLLLVRPDYTIYDEVRKTNDFEVFSDMRMAGVGMVGVVHASRAIDALQRLVGRVELGMIPQIVDTVVYIEAGEVHTVYDVTTEVKVPAGLTAEDLARPVIQVSNFETGRPEYEIYTFNRQVVTVPLDEEGGEAESESGVGRIAKKEIEREIKSVAHGHVDVTLNGDDEAVVYVTEGDIGTVIGKGGGRIADIENRLGIDIDVRTHDEKPGGSGAGPAGGAAGNGSGDGQVGTERGTVVAPEITSRHVVIDVDDGVGETVEVRADGEYLFTATVGRGGEVQVSRGSAIAEELEDAIDRSRTVTVVPAR comes from the coding sequence ATGAACGTAGTACCGGACACGAGCGCGGTCGTCGACGGCCGCGTGTCCGAACGCGTCGCGGACGGGACCTACGAGTCGGTCACCGTGTTCGTCCCGGAGGCGGTCGTGGGCGAACTGGAGTCGCAGGCGAACGACGGGCTCGAGTCCGGCTGGGACGGACTGAGCGAACTCAAGCGACTGGCCGACCACGCAGACGAGGGGACGATCGAACTGCGGTACGTCGGGGAACGCGCCAGCGGCGACGCCCGCTCGAACGCCCACGAGGGCGACGTGGACGCGCTAATCCGCGACCTCGCCGCCGACCACGACGCGACGCTGCTCTCCAGCGACGTGGTCCAGGCCGAGGTCGCCCGCGCGAAGGGACTCAACGTCGAGTACGTCGAGCCGGTCGCTCGCGGCGTCGTCGACGACCTCCCGATTCAGGACTTTTTCACCGAGGAGACGATGTCCGTCCACCTCAAGTCGGACACCGTCCCGAAGGCGAAACGCGGGACGCTGGGGGAGATGCGGTACGTCGAAATCGACGACGAGCCGACCGACGAGGAACAGATGCGCGAGTGGGCCAACTCGATCGTCGATCTGGCCCGCCAGTCGAGCGAGGGGTTCATCGAGCTGTCGGACGACGGGATGGACATCGTCCAGTTCCGCGACTACCGGATCGCGGTGGCGCGACCCCCGTTCGCGGACGGGATCGAGATCACCGCCGTCCGCCCCATCGCGAAGACGACGCTCGACGACTACGAGTTCGCCGACGAGCTGCGCGACCGGTTCACGGAGCGGAAGCGCGGCGTGCTCATCTCGGGGTCGCCCGGCGCCGGGAAGTCGACGTTCGCGCAGGCGGTCGCGGAGTTCTTAAACGACAGCGACTACGCCGTGAAGACGATGGAGAAGCCCCGGGACCTCCAGGTGGGCCCGGAGATCACCCAGTACGGCGCGCTCGGCGGCGAGATGGAGAACACCGCCGACTCCCTCCTCTTAGTTCGGCCCGACTACACCATCTACGACGAGGTCCGGAAGACGAACGACTTCGAGGTGTTCTCGGACATGCGGATGGCCGGCGTCGGCATGGTCGGCGTCGTCCACGCCTCCCGCGCCATCGACGCGCTCCAGCGGCTCGTCGGCCGCGTCGAACTCGGGATGATCCCGCAGATCGTCGACACCGTCGTCTACATCGAGGCCGGGGAGGTCCACACGGTCTACGACGTGACCACCGAGGTGAAAGTGCCCGCCGGGCTGACGGCGGAGGACCTCGCCCGGCCGGTCATTCAGGTGTCGAACTTCGAGACGGGCCGGCCGGAGTACGAGATATACACGTTCAACCGACAGGTCGTCACGGTGCCGCTCGACGAGGAGGGCGGCGAGGCCGAAAGCGAGTCCGGCGTCGGCCGCATCGCCAAAAAGGAGATCGAACGCGAGATCAAGTCGGTCGCGCACGGGCACGTCGACGTGACGCTGAACGGCGACGACGAGGCGGTCGTCTACGTCACCGAGGGCGACATCGGCACGGTGATCGGGAAGGGCGGCGGCCGGATCGCCGACATCGAGAACCGCCTCGGCATCGACATCGACGTCCGCACCCACGACGAGAAGCCCGGCGGCTCCGGAGCGGGTCCCGCCGGCGGCGCCGCCGGGAACGGCAGCGGCGACGGGCAGGTCGGGACCGAGCGCGGCACGGTCGTCGCACCGGAGATCACCTCGCGGCACGTCGTCATCGACGTCGACGACGGGGTGGGCGAGACGGTCGAGGTGCGCGCCGACGGCGAGTACCTCTTTACCGCCACCGTCGGCCGCGGCGGCGAGGTACAAGTCTCCCGCGGCTCCGCCATCGCCGAGGAGTTGGAGGACGCGATCGACCGGAGCCGGACGGTGACGGTCGTCCCGGCGCGCTGA
- the citZ gene encoding citrate synthase: MADELKRGLEGVLVAESDLSYVDGEVGKLVYRGYDIEDLARGASYEEVLYLLWHGSLPTAAELDAFAADLAAERAVDDDVIETVRALADAGERPMAALRTATSMLSAYDPEAGENDDGEATLRQGRRITAKIPTVLAAFERVRQGEEPIAPDPDLSHAGNFLYMLTGTEPDAVSEETFDMALTLHADHGLNASTFTAMVIGSTMADVYSGVTGGIGALSGPLHGGANQDVMEVLHDIDASSKDPVQWVKDTRDDGGRIPGFGHRVYKVKDPRAKILEEKLHDLAASSGDTKWLDYTTAIEEYLTDQGLIEKGIAPNVDFYSGSVYDSLGIPVDMYTPIFAMSRVGGWIAHVAEYQEDNRLIRPRARYTGPEDAEFVPLDGR, encoded by the coding sequence ATGGCCGATGAGTTAAAACGCGGGCTTGAAGGCGTCCTCGTCGCGGAGTCGGATCTGAGCTACGTCGACGGCGAGGTCGGGAAGCTCGTGTATCGCGGGTACGACATCGAGGACCTCGCGCGCGGCGCGAGTTACGAGGAGGTGCTGTACCTGCTGTGGCACGGTTCGCTCCCCACCGCCGCGGAGCTTGACGCGTTCGCCGCCGACCTCGCGGCCGAACGCGCGGTGGACGACGACGTCATCGAGACGGTCCGCGCGCTCGCTGACGCGGGCGAGCGGCCGATGGCCGCGCTCCGCACCGCGACGTCGATGCTGTCCGCGTACGACCCGGAAGCCGGCGAGAACGACGACGGCGAGGCCACCCTCCGCCAGGGCCGCCGGATCACGGCGAAGATCCCGACGGTCCTCGCCGCGTTCGAGCGCGTCCGACAGGGCGAGGAGCCGATCGCCCCCGACCCGGACCTCTCGCACGCCGGGAACTTCCTCTACATGCTGACCGGGACCGAGCCGGACGCCGTGAGCGAGGAGACGTTCGACATGGCGCTCACGCTCCACGCCGACCACGGACTCAACGCCTCCACGTTCACCGCGATGGTGATCGGGTCGACGATGGCCGACGTCTACTCCGGCGTCACCGGCGGCATCGGCGCGCTCTCCGGGCCCCTTCACGGCGGCGCGAACCAGGACGTGATGGAGGTGCTCCACGACATCGACGCCTCCTCGAAGGACCCCGTTCAGTGGGTGAAAGACACCCGCGACGACGGCGGCCGCATCCCCGGGTTCGGCCACCGCGTCTACAAGGTGAAAGACCCGCGCGCGAAGATCCTCGAAGAGAAGCTCCACGACCTCGCGGCGTCGTCGGGCGACACCAAGTGGCTCGACTACACCACCGCAATCGAGGAGTACCTCACCGATCAGGGGCTCATAGAGAAGGGGATCGCCCCGAACGTCGACTTCTACTCCGGCTCCGTCTACGACTCGCTCGGCATCCCCGTCGACATGTACACGCCCATCTTCGCGATGAGCCGCGTCGGCGGCTGGATCGCCCACGTCGCGGAGTACCAGGAGGACAACCGCCTCATCCGCCCGCGCGCCCGGTACACCGGTCCCGAGGACGCCGAGTTCGTCCCCCTCGACGGGCGGTAG
- a CDS encoding acyl-CoA dehydrogenase family protein has product MLDYVGLEEDLDEEARLIRDTARQFVDERVRPDIGDHFQAGTFPTDLIEEMGELGFYGSNLDGYGLPNVSETAYGVLMQELEACDSGLRSMASVQGALVMYPIHAYGSDEQKERWLPKLGTGEAVGCFGLTEPDHGSDPSAMETRAEREPGTDSERSGTAAERDGDGYVLNGSKTWITNAPIADVAVVWARDTSAEGTPVRGFLVETDRDGVTTNEIDDKLSLRASITGEISLQNVFVPEENVLPGVSGMKGPLSCLTQARYGIAWGAVGAARDCFEQAREYALDRDQFGGPIARFQLQQEKLAEMATQITTSQLLAHRLAELKERGDLTPQHVSMAKRNNVRMARDQSRVAREMLGGNGITTDYSPMRHMANFETVYTYEGTHDIHTLVLGEDLTGIAAFE; this is encoded by the coding sequence ATGCTCGACTACGTCGGACTGGAGGAGGACCTCGACGAGGAGGCCCGACTGATCCGCGACACCGCCCGGCAGTTCGTCGACGAACGGGTCCGCCCCGACATCGGTGACCACTTTCAGGCGGGGACGTTCCCGACGGACCTGATAGAGGAGATGGGCGAGTTGGGATTCTACGGCTCGAACCTCGACGGCTACGGTCTGCCGAACGTCTCCGAGACCGCCTACGGCGTGTTGATGCAGGAGCTGGAGGCGTGCGACTCCGGGCTTCGGTCGATGGCCAGCGTCCAGGGGGCGCTCGTGATGTACCCCATCCACGCGTACGGGAGCGACGAACAGAAGGAGCGGTGGCTCCCGAAGCTGGGCACCGGCGAGGCGGTGGGCTGTTTCGGGCTGACGGAGCCGGACCACGGCTCTGACCCCTCCGCGATGGAGACGCGGGCGGAGCGCGAGCCGGGGACCGACTCGGAGCGGAGCGGCACGGCCGCGGAGCGCGACGGCGACGGCTACGTGCTCAACGGCTCGAAGACGTGGATCACGAACGCCCCCATCGCGGACGTGGCGGTCGTCTGGGCGCGCGACACTTCGGCCGAGGGGACGCCGGTCCGCGGGTTCCTCGTCGAGACCGACCGCGACGGCGTCACCACGAACGAGATCGACGACAAGCTCTCGCTGCGGGCGTCGATCACCGGCGAGATCAGCCTTCAGAACGTCTTCGTTCCCGAGGAGAACGTCCTCCCCGGCGTGAGCGGCATGAAGGGGCCGCTGTCGTGTCTCACGCAGGCGCGGTACGGGATCGCATGGGGTGCGGTCGGCGCGGCGCGCGACTGCTTCGAGCAGGCCCGCGAGTACGCGCTCGACCGCGACCAGTTCGGCGGCCCGATCGCGCGGTTCCAGCTCCAACAAGAGAAGCTCGCGGAGATGGCGACCCAGATCACGACGAGCCAGCTGCTCGCCCACCGGCTCGCGGAGCTGAAAGAGCGCGGCGACCTCACGCCGCAACACGTCTCGATGGCGAAGCGCAACAACGTCCGGATGGCCCGCGACCAGTCGCGGGTCGCCCGCGAGATGCTCGGCGGCAACGGGATCACGACCGACTACTCGCCGATGCGACACATGGCGAACTTCGAGACCGTCTACACCTACGAGGGGACCCACGACATCCACACGCTGGTGTTGGGCGAGGACCTGACCGGGATCGCGGCGTTCGAGTGA
- a CDS encoding digeranylgeranylglycerophospholipid reductase, giving the protein MVDRYDVAIAGAGPAGAQCARDLATRDYDVVVLETESEDEFPRQSNKSTAGTFPSMMSSFGIPDDVVMSYTDDVVLESPNEYYESYQPGAVLEFAEFKRFLVEDGRENGAEYRFDARVSRPILDGDGVIEGVRYNGDEEVYADVVIDATGPAAPIASALDVVDLERENQAIGIEYEMEGVEMNHPDYADLRRAMMLRLDHDIAPGGYSWIFATGEDTAKVGICYIQNDRHREFAEAGKTVDGYLDDWVSRDPRFADAEKIDEKVHRGSAHIQMPDEMHTDRFLAIGDTVPSIDPLWGEGIHKGMKSARAAAATVDRCLTDSKRRLDAESLEVYERLWHRDVAPRMKARLMLTRLLYLAPNERYDRFMRDLSRTDDNTLEKANQGDKSAMAKLLHLDDAPLLAKFGREWFGL; this is encoded by the coding sequence ATGGTTGATCGCTACGACGTCGCTATCGCCGGTGCCGGTCCGGCGGGCGCGCAGTGCGCCCGCGACCTGGCGACGCGCGACTACGACGTCGTCGTCTTAGAGACGGAGTCGGAAGACGAGTTCCCGCGACAGAGCAACAAGTCGACGGCCGGCACGTTCCCGTCGATGATGTCCTCGTTCGGAATCCCCGACGACGTCGTGATGTCGTACACCGACGACGTCGTGTTGGAGTCGCCAAACGAGTACTACGAGAGCTACCAGCCGGGGGCGGTGTTGGAGTTCGCGGAGTTCAAGCGGTTCCTCGTGGAAGACGGCCGCGAGAACGGCGCGGAGTACCGCTTCGACGCGCGGGTGTCGCGGCCGATCCTCGACGGCGACGGCGTCATCGAGGGCGTTCGGTACAACGGCGACGAGGAGGTGTACGCCGACGTGGTGATCGACGCTACGGGGCCGGCCGCGCCGATCGCGAGCGCGCTCGACGTGGTCGACCTCGAACGCGAGAACCAGGCGATCGGCATCGAGTACGAGATGGAGGGCGTCGAAATGAACCACCCCGACTACGCGGACCTCCGGCGCGCGATGATGCTCCGCTTAGACCACGACATCGCGCCCGGCGGCTACTCGTGGATCTTCGCGACCGGCGAGGACACCGCGAAGGTCGGGATCTGTTACATCCAGAACGACCGCCACCGCGAGTTCGCGGAGGCGGGCAAGACGGTCGACGGCTACCTCGACGACTGGGTGAGCCGCGACCCCCGCTTTGCCGACGCCGAGAAGATCGACGAGAAGGTCCACCGCGGCTCCGCGCACATCCAGATGCCCGACGAGATGCACACCGACCGATTCCTCGCGATCGGTGACACGGTCCCCTCGATCGACCCGCTGTGGGGAGAGGGGATCCACAAGGGGATGAAGTCGGCCCGCGCCGCGGCGGCCACCGTCGACCGCTGTCTCACCGACTCGAAGCGCCGCCTCGACGCGGAGAGCCTCGAGGTGTACGAGCGGCTCTGGCACCGGGACGTGGCCCCGCGGATGAAGGCGCGGCTGATGCTCACACGGCTGCTGTATCTCGCGCCCAATGAGCGGTACGACCGGTTCATGCGTGACCTCAGCCGGACGGACGACAACACCCTCGAAAAGGCTAATCAGGGCGACAAGAGCGCGATGGCGAAGCTCCTCCACCTCGACGACGCCCCGCTGCTCGCGAAGTTCGGCCGCGAGTGGTTCGGTCTCTGA
- a CDS encoding 2-oxoacid:ferredoxin oxidoreductase subunit beta, with translation MSSDIRFTDFKSDKQPTWCPGCGDFGTMNGMMKGLAETGNDPDNTFVVAGIGCSGKIGTYMHSYALHGVHGRALPVGTGVKMARPDIEVMVAGGDGDGYSIGAGHFVHAVRRNVDMTYVVMDNRIYGLTKGQASPTSREDFETSTSPDGPKQPPVNPHALALASGATFIAQSFSSDALRHQEIIQEAIEHDGFGFVNVYSPCVTFNDVDTYDYFRDSLVDLKEEDHDPTDREDAKDVILDNEKEHQGVMYKDESSVPYHEQHGVDEDMSVLPDGAPESATDLVREFY, from the coding sequence ATGAGCTCAGACATTCGATTCACCGACTTCAAGTCCGACAAGCAGCCGACGTGGTGCCCGGGGTGCGGCGACTTCGGCACGATGAACGGGATGATGAAGGGTCTCGCGGAGACGGGCAACGACCCCGACAACACCTTCGTCGTCGCCGGCATCGGCTGTTCCGGGAAGATCGGCACGTACATGCACAGCTACGCGCTCCACGGGGTTCACGGGCGCGCGCTCCCGGTCGGGACCGGTGTCAAGATGGCGCGGCCCGACATCGAAGTGATGGTCGCCGGCGGCGACGGCGACGGCTACTCCATCGGCGCGGGCCACTTCGTCCACGCCGTCCGGCGCAACGTCGACATGACGTACGTCGTGATGGACAACCGCATCTACGGGCTGACGAAGGGGCAGGCCTCCCCGACCTCCCGGGAGGACTTCGAGACGTCGACCAGCCCCGACGGCCCGAAACAGCCCCCGGTCAACCCGCACGCGCTGGCGCTCGCCTCGGGCGCGACGTTCATCGCGCAGTCGTTCTCCTCGGACGCGCTCCGCCACCAGGAGATCATCCAGGAGGCCATCGAGCACGACGGGTTCGGCTTCGTGAACGTCTACTCGCCGTGCGTCACGTTCAACGACGTCGACACGTACGACTACTTCCGCGACTCGCTGGTCGACCTGAAGGAAGAGGACCACGACCCGACCGACCGCGAGGACGCGAAAGACGTCATCCTCGACAACGAGAAGGAACATCAGGGCGTCATGTATAAAGACGAGTCGTCGGTGCCGTACCACGAGCAGCACGGCGTCGACGAGGACATGTCCGTCCTCCCGGACGGCGCTCCCGAGAGCGCGACCGACCTCGTCCGCGAGTTCTACTGA
- a CDS encoding 2-oxoacid:acceptor oxidoreductase subunit alpha — translation MAADFNWAVGGEAGDGIDSTGKIFAQALSRAGRHVFTSKDFASRIRGGYTAYKVRTSVDKVQSVVDRLDVLIALTPRTIEENLDELHEGSVIIYDGERTTMQDVEIPEEMIGLDVPLKSLAEDAGGAIMRNVVALGAACEVAEFPIENLDSALEKRFKDKGQKLVDNNKEAARAGQSYVADEYDHEFDYDLETTEEDYVLLNGDEAIGMGAIAAGCRFYAGYPITPATDVMTYLTGRIERYGGHVVQAEDELSAINMALGAARGGARAMTATSGPGIDLMTETFGLIATSETPLVICNVMRSGPSTGMPTKQEQGDLNQMLYGGHGEVPRFVLAPTTIDECFWKTVEAFNLAEKYQLPVYLTADLSMAVTEQTFSPETFDMDEVEIDRGKVVDETTIDDHMSESGGFQPHEITDDGVSPRAFPGTADGAHMSTGLEHDEQGRRTEDTEMRVEQVDKRNRKVETAREREDWSPREFGDKDADTLVITWGSNEGALAEAVEFLDDEGIDVRVLSVPYVFPRPDLSEDVEAAETTVVVECNERGQFADLVEHDVLERVDRINKYNGVRFKADELADDIKATLAEGVEA, via the coding sequence ATGGCCGCGGATTTCAACTGGGCTGTCGGCGGAGAGGCCGGCGACGGCATCGACTCGACGGGGAAGATCTTCGCACAGGCGCTTTCCCGCGCGGGTCGACACGTGTTCACGTCGAAGGACTTCGCATCGCGGATCCGGGGCGGCTACACCGCCTACAAGGTGCGGACCTCCGTCGACAAGGTACAGAGCGTGGTGGACCGACTCGACGTGCTCATCGCGTTGACTCCCCGGACGATCGAGGAGAACCTCGACGAGCTCCACGAGGGCTCGGTTATAATCTACGACGGCGAGCGGACGACGATGCAAGACGTCGAGATCCCCGAGGAGATGATCGGGCTTGACGTGCCGCTCAAGAGCTTAGCCGAGGACGCCGGCGGGGCGATCATGCGGAACGTCGTCGCGCTCGGCGCCGCCTGCGAGGTGGCGGAGTTCCCCATCGAGAACCTCGACTCGGCGCTGGAGAAGCGCTTCAAGGACAAGGGCCAGAAGCTGGTCGACAACAACAAGGAGGCCGCGCGGGCGGGGCAGTCGTACGTCGCGGACGAGTACGACCACGAGTTCGACTACGACCTAGAGACCACCGAGGAGGACTACGTCCTCCTCAACGGCGACGAGGCGATCGGCATGGGCGCCATCGCGGCCGGCTGCCGCTTCTACGCCGGCTACCCGATCACGCCCGCGACGGACGTGATGACCTACCTCACGGGCCGCATCGAGCGGTACGGGGGTCACGTCGTTCAGGCGGAAGACGAGCTGTCCGCGATCAACATGGCGCTGGGCGCGGCCCGCGGCGGCGCCCGCGCGATGACGGCGACCTCCGGGCCGGGGATCGACCTGATGACGGAGACGTTCGGGCTCATCGCCACCTCCGAGACGCCGCTCGTCATCTGTAACGTGATGCGCTCGGGCCCCTCTACGGGGATGCCGACGAAACAGGAGCAGGGCGATTTAAACCAGATGCTGTACGGCGGCCACGGCGAGGTGCCGCGGTTCGTCCTCGCGCCCACCACCATCGACGAGTGCTTCTGGAAGACGGTCGAGGCGTTCAACCTGGCCGAGAAGTACCAGCTCCCCGTCTACCTCACCGCCGACCTCTCGATGGCGGTCACGGAACAGACGTTCTCCCCGGAGACGTTCGACATGGACGAGGTCGAGATCGACCGGGGCAAGGTCGTCGACGAGACGACGATCGACGACCACATGAGCGAGTCGGGCGGCTTCCAGCCACACGAGATCACCGACGACGGGGTCTCGCCCCGGGCGTTCCCCGGCACGGCCGACGGCGCGCACATGTCCACCGGCCTCGAACACGACGAGCAGGGCCGCCGGACGGAGGACACCGAGATGCGCGTCGAGCAGGTCGACAAGCGCAACCGGAAGGTGGAGACGGCCCGCGAGCGCGAGGACTGGAGTCCGCGCGAGTTCGGTGACAAAGACGCCGACACCCTCGTGATCACGTGGGGGTCGAACGAGGGCGCGCTCGCGGAGGCGGTTGAGTTCCTCGACGACGAGGGTATCGACGTGCGGGTCCTCTCGGTCCCGTACGTCTTCCCGCGGCCGGACCTCTCGGAAGACGTCGAAGCGGCCGAGACGACGGTCGTCGTCGAGTGCAACGAGCGGGGGCAGTTCGCGGACCTCGTCGAGCACGACGTGCTCGAACGGGTCGACCGGATAAACAAGTACAACGGCGTGCGGTTCAAGGCCGACGAACTCGCAGACGACATCAAGGCGACCCTCGCGGAGGGGGTGGAGGCGTAA
- a CDS encoding FAD-dependent oxidoreductase, which produces MDTTATVESVETVGPDTYALRFRAPDGFAAEPGQFVKLGTEIGGESVARFYTLSSPRVDDSFEVTVGIDPDEGGDFSAFLSDAEAGTEMTLSGPYGDQHYDGQSRAVVIAGGPGVGPAVAIAERALDEGAEAAVVYRDDDVAHADRIDALRERGAAVRLIDADDPLTDAVADVLTGADGETVFVYGFADLVADAEAAVDAAGGDADAAKVENFG; this is translated from the coding sequence ATGGACACGACAGCGACGGTCGAGTCGGTCGAGACGGTCGGCCCCGACACGTACGCCCTCCGCTTCCGCGCGCCCGACGGGTTCGCGGCCGAGCCGGGGCAGTTCGTGAAGCTCGGCACCGAGATAGGCGGCGAGTCGGTCGCGCGGTTCTACACGCTCTCGTCGCCGCGCGTCGACGACAGCTTCGAGGTCACGGTCGGCATCGACCCCGACGAGGGCGGCGACTTCTCGGCGTTCCTCTCCGACGCCGAGGCGGGCACCGAGATGACCCTCTCCGGTCCCTACGGCGACCAACACTACGACGGGCAGTCCCGCGCGGTCGTGATCGCGGGCGGCCCCGGGGTCGGTCCCGCGGTCGCCATCGCGGAGCGCGCGCTCGACGAGGGCGCCGAGGCCGCCGTCGTCTACCGCGACGACGACGTCGCGCACGCCGACCGGATCGACGCGCTCCGCGAGCGCGGCGCCGCGGTCCGCCTCATCGACGCGGACGACCCCCTCACCGACGCGGTTGCCGACGTCCTCACGGGCGCCGACGGCGAGACGGTCTTCGTCTACGGGTTCGCGGACCTCGTCGCGGACGCGGAGGCCGCCGTCGACGCGGCCGGCGGCGACGCGGACGCCGCGAAGGTCGAGAACTTCGGGTAG